CACCCTTGTCTAGGGATAACTCACCTGCTGCCATCAAGGCCTTATTGGCATCTAGATTTGATAAGAGAAGAGCAGTGACAATTCCATTGACCACAGATTGCCCATGCACGCCAAACCACCAAAGAAAGGAAATAAAGAAGGCAATACCTAGTGCGCCATAAAGAGAACCCGTTAACCCTTGCAGCGGTACCTGAATGACATCATAAATCATTTCAATAAAGGTGCCACCACCTGTTACTGACTTGGCAATAATATACACAAGCATTGACAAGGTAAAGATCACAAAGGCTGGAATCATGGCTTCAAACTGTTTGGCGATGGCTTGTGGCACTTGATCTGGCATTTTAATGACGATATGACGACGGATAAATGTTGTGTAAACAGCTCCGACCGTTAAACCAATCACAATAGCACCAATAATCCCTTGACCACCAAACCAAACCTTACTGATAGCATCTCCAATAGCTTCACCTTCTGCTGGAACATAAGATGATCTCAATAAAATAAAGAAGGCTGACAAGGATAGAACCCCTGAAGGGAGAGGTTCAACACCTGAGTTTTTAGCATAAGAATAGCCAATTGCAAAACAGGAAATCAACCCCATAATAGCAAATGTTCCATGGTAAACCTGCATAAAGGGTTCTGTCCAGTCAGCACCAAACACACTAGCAATGGCATCATTAACCCCTTGGAAAGGAATCTGCCCAGCAATCAGGAAAAGACTCCCCACAACGGTCAAAGGTAAAATGGCTAACATACCGTCTTTTAAGGCAATGATGCCGCGCATATTCACAAATGTCATGATTGGCTTGATGATGTTTTGCATATTCATTTTTGCCATGATTGACTCCTATTCTTTAACAAGGCTAAGGGCTAAATCAAGCACCTTGTTGCCGTCTAACATTCCATAATCAGCCATTGGGATAACTGCAATAGGGATATCATTGTCTTTACAAATAGCTTCTGATTTATCCAGAGTATAGGCAACCTGTGGGCCTAAAAGTGCCACATCAAGTAATGGTGCATAGTCCGCTAATTTCCCTTGAGCATAGGCTTCAATCTGACAATCAATGCCTTTTTTTTCAGCAGCTACTTTCATGTTGTTCACCAACATACCGGTTGAAAATCCTGCTGCACAAAACAATCCAATTTTAATCATGTCAATCTCCTTTTTAGTCATGAAAACTTATTTAGTTGCCAATTCTTTACGAAGGTCAATAATCTCTTTGATGAGATTAATTTCTGTAATGGTCGTCATCAAGTGATCCTGTGAGTGAACAAAAAGAGCTGTAATCTCTGACTTATTACCACTAGCTTCTTGGGCAAGAAACTGGGTCTGTAAATTGTGGGCTTCTAATAAGGCATCATCTGCTAAGGCCATTTCTTTTTCACTAGTGGCATAATCGTCCTCTTTAGCACATTTCAGAGCTTGGTAGATATGTTGTTTGGCATCGCCTGCATTTAAAATTAAGCCCATAATGATTTGGTCTGGTACAATAACTTGCATTGGTGTCTCCTTTTTTTCTTTTTCATGTGATGTAACGGCAATGAGTCTTTTTTTCGAAGGTGATGTTATTGTGTTTGTAATCGTTTACATTTCGTTGGTAAGTTTATTGTATCATTTTTGTTTTTAGGGTCAATATATTTTGTGCTATATTTTGGTTAATGCACTTTTGTGCCAATACATTAACTGCACATTTGAGCAATCTCTGTTTTATCAACACATCAAACAAAAAAAGCCCTGACCGTTTGGTCTTGGGCCTCTATAAATATCATAGTATTTTTGAATTTCTATTAAAGAAGAACGTTATTAAGATCAATATCTTCATCTAACGCTAAAACAGCTAGCATGGTCTCTTTATCCGTCACTAGATAATTGATAAAACCTGCTTTTAAGGCTGCCAATATTGCCTTAGCCTTGTGTTTACCTGTTGCAACAGCCATTGTTTTGGGGACACGCCTCAACTGTTCTAGTGAAATACCAATAGTTCGATCCTGTAGGCCAGTGTAAACTGGCTGACCTGCCTGATCAAAGAAACGGCAACAAACTTCACCAACGGCTTTTTCATATTTGAGTTGGTCATGATCTGAGCTGGTTAATAAATCACGCCATTGGCTCTGCTCAAGGCTATTAGGCTCCCCACCAATTCCTACTAAGGCAAGATCTAACTGGTCCCAGCTTGTTAAAATGTCGTTAAAGTATTTAGATTGTAAGATTCCCTTAGCCAAGTGTTTGTCTTCTTGAATGACCATAGCGTTCATAAAAGCGCTATTACCATGAAAGATGCGAGCCAAGCGGTAAACCAGGGTATTGACATGGTATTTGGCATTAATATGGCTAGGTCCTCCTGCCAAAGGATAAATAAACACATCTTTCATCGCTTTTGGATTTAACTCATCCATCAAGCAAGAAAGAGTCGCTCCCCAGGACAGACCGATCTTATCGCCATCTTTAACAACATGTCTAAAAACCTCAGCTGCTGTTTTAGCAACATTTGTCAAGGTATCCATTGGGGTATCTTCAACCTGGTTGGGCACAAGGTCTAGTTTTTCCAAGCCATACTGCTGTCGCACGTATTCTTCTAAAGCAAATAAATCAGCATCATAGTCGGCAATTTCAATCCGAACAATGCCTTCTTCCTTGGCTTTTGCTAACATCCGACAAACCGTTGTTCGGTAGATATTCATTTCCTTTGAAATCAAGGTTTGGCTCTTGCCTTGAACATAATGCAAGTAAGCCACCTTGGCAAGGAGCCGTCTGCGTTCTTCTTTCATCTAGCCACCTATTTTCTAAGAAACAAAATCAAGAACAAGACCACTAGCACTTAATAACTCTTGTGTTTGCTTGTCTAGTGCTTGGTCTGTAATGACGCGATTGACATCAGCTAATGACAACTGGTGTACCAGACTGGTTTTTGAAAACTTGCTGGAATCGGTCAGAATCACCACTTCCTCAGCAGCATCTGCCATGTAACGCACCCCTTCTGAGCGCATCATGTCCTTGCCCATAAAGCCAAGATCTTTGTTGAAACCGTCTGTTCCAACAAAGACACGATTGACATGAAAAAGGGATATCATTTCTTTCAATAAAGGACCAACAGTCACCTCTGAATTGGGCTGGTAATAACCGCCCAGTAAAATGATTTGACAGCTACTATATTGACGAATGTAGTTGGCAATGAAGCACGAATTGGTAATGACTTTAATATTTCGTTTGGTCTGGCAAAGCACTTCTGCCAAAAGGGCACAGGTTGAGCCAGATTCAATCATAATGGTATCGTTGTCTTGTACCAATTCAGCTGCTTTTTCTGCAATCCGTCGCTTTATGTTGTAATTGTAGGACAAGCGTACATTGAGGTCATCGCCACTGTTTAGCACCGCATAGCCATGTTCCCGTCGCAACAAGCCCTTACTTTCAAGCTTATCAAGGTCTTTTCGAATGGTTACTTTCGAAACGTCTAATTGCTCTGATAAACTGTTAACATCTATTTTTTTCTTCTGGGAAACCAGTTGAATAATACGTTCTAATCGATTCATCATTCACCTCCCTTTCATTGTACCAGTTATTTTCTTAAAAGAAAAGGGATATTTACTTTCATTCGTAATTGATTTATTTACGTTTATCTGGTATGATAGTTTTACAACGAAAGGAATTCACACTTATGACTGATCGCGGTATTGTTTTCAACATCCAACATTTTAGTATTCATGACGGTCCTGGTATTCGGACAACCGTTTTTTTAAAAGGTTGCCCCTTGAGATGTCCATGGTGTGCCAATCCCGAATCCCAACAAAAAGCGCCTGAGCAGATGTTAACAAGTGATGGGCTTAATACTAAAATAGTTGGAGAGGAAAAAACCGTGGACGAGGTGATCGAAGAAGTCCTTAAAGACCTTGATTTCTACGAAGAGTCAGGTGGGGGCATGACCCTGTCAGGGGGGGAAATCTTTGCTCAGTTTGACTTTGCCTTAGCCCTGTTAAAAGCAGCCAAAGCAGCAGGTCTTCACACCGCAATTGAAACCACCGCCTTTGCCAAACACGAGCAATTTGTCACCCTTGTTGACTACGTGGACTTTATCTATACCGATTTGAAACATTATAATCAGCTCAGACACCAAAAAGTGACTGGGGTTCGTAATGACTTGATTATCAAGAATATTCATTATGCCTTTCAAGCTGGAAAAGAAATCGTCTTGCGCATCCCTGTTATTCCCCAATTTAATGATTCCCTAGACGATGCTAAAGCCTTCTCAGAGCTCTTTAATCAGCTTGAGATTGACCAAGTGCAACTGTTACCTTTCCATCAATTTGGAGAAAACAAGTACAAACTTCTAGGTAGGGAGTATGAGATGGCTGAGGTCAAGGCTTATCATCCCGAAGATTTAGCAGACTATCAGGCTGTTTTCCTCAACCATAATATTCATTGCTATTTTTAATGTGCTAAGCAAGTGAGGCCAGGCTGTTTATGCGTTGACTCTGTTACAAGCTAATTTAGTGCACTTGGTTTGGAGATCGTTGCTACATTGCCTTTACCTTTATGCTTTTTTAAAGCTCAAACCAGTATGGGCTTTAAAAAAGCTTACCAATCAGATTATTGATACTACAAAAAAGGCTGGGAATACTCCCAGCCTAGGCTTTTCCAAGCAAGCTTATCATTTCTACCAATCTTGACCTAGAATAAATTAATCAGTGCTAATACACTCTTTGCTAAGAGCTGATCAAAGATGTAGATAATCACCGTAAAGAAAGCTGTGTACTCAAGAACTGAGATAAAATCTTTCCAACGTTGTTTACGATTTGGCCATGTTGTGTCTTTTAAGACTTTAAAAGTCCCGCTAATGAATCCCATCAGGCTCTCCTTTTTAACGTGTTTCTTTGTGTAAGGTATATGTTTTGCAGTATTTGCAAAATTTATTTACTTCTAGACGTGTTGGTTTAGGCGTGCTACTCACTCCGATAGAGTAGTTACGACTGCCACATTCGACACACGCTAGACTCGCTTTTTTCTGTGCCATAACGCCTCCGTAACTATTATTTTAACACGATCTCTAAAATACTGCAAGCTATCTAAAATAGTCAACAATCTCTTTCCAAATAGATTGGGCTTTATCACGTAACCCTGACTGATCGACTGCTTTTGATAGTGATTGCGAAGCTTCTTGTGCTGATTTTCTTAAACCATCAATAATAGATTGAGTATCAACTCCTGATTGATTACCTGTTTCATTGACTCCATAAACAGCTGAAATACCATTTTGAGCGTAGGCATTATCTACATGAAATTGGCTGCCCTTGGTATAAGGCAAAATGTAAGATGCCTGAGTGCTAAAAATAGCTGAGGCCGTGCCTGCACTTGAATCCGTTAGATAATGATTTTCATCGGTCTGATTAAATCCTACCCATTGACTAATAACAACATCTGGCGTATAACCAATAACCCACTGATCGCCTGCTAAGTCGGGATTGAAGTTGGTTTCTGTCGTCCCTGTTTTACCAGCTAGTGTATAGCCATATACGTTAGCATTGACTGCTGTTCCATTTGAAAAGGTACCTAGCATCATGGCTGTCATCTTATCTGCAACAGACTGGCTGACAACACGTTTAGCCTTATCAGTAAAGGTTTTAAGCACTTCACCCCTGGCATTTTCAATCCGGTTAATCAAGTGCGCAGGATGGATTACTCCATTATTGGCAAAGGCAGCATATGCCTGAGCCATCTCCAATGGATTGGTTGTCACGCTGCCACCTAAAGCTACCCCCAACTCTTTTTTGGCAGAGCTCATATCTAACCCAAATGTTTTACCATAGGTAAAGGCTTTATCGATTCCGATATCGTTCAATGTAGAAACTGCTGGAATATTATAAGAGTTTGCTAATGCTTGATACATAGGAACATCTTCTGATTCATAATTTCCATAATTATGTGGCTGATAGCCATCGAAATCTTGAACGGTATTTGGTAGTTCTTTTTCAATTGACCATCCTGAAGCAACGGCTGGCGCGTAAACCACGAGTGGTTTGATTGTTGATGCGGGACTACGTTTTGCTTGAGTCGCATAGTTAAAACTTCTGAAAGTCGGATTTTCACTACTATTCACACGACCAATCAGACCTCTAACACCTCCTGTTTTAGGATCTAAAGCAACACTAGCTGCTTGAGCAGAGCTACCGTCATAAGCTGAAACAGGAAATAGTTCATCGTTGTTAAAAGTCGTCTGCATGCCAGTTTGGTAATTTTGATCTAGCTCAGTGTAAACTTTGTATCCATTATTAACAATGTCTTTTTCTGAAAGACCATAAGTTGCTATTGCTTCACTAATAACAGCATCAAAGTAGGATGGGTATTTGTAGTCATCTGTCTTACCAACATAAGTATCAGCTAAGCGATTTTTTAGCCCTACTGCTCTAGCTTGCTGAGCTTTTGTTTGGGTAATCTTTTTGGCATCAACCATCGCTCCTAAAACAGTATCTCTACGGTGAGTAGCATTTTTTAGAGAATGGTAAGGGTTATATATTTCAGGTCCTTTGAGCATACCTGCTAATGTGGCAGCTTCATCCAGTGTTAAGTTAGCAGCTGTGGTTCCAAAATATTTTTGACTGGCATCTTCAACTCCCCAAACTCCATTTCCAAAGTAGGAGTTGTTAAGGTACATAGTAAGAATATCTTTTTTACTGTATTTTTTGGTCAACTCTAACGCCAAAAAAAACTCTCGGGCCTTTCGTTTAATTGTCTGATCTTGTGAGAGATAAGCATTTTTAGCCAGTTGCTGTGTAATCGTTGAGCCACCTCCAAAGCGGCCCGCCGTAACTACCGCCAATAAGAAGCGTTTAAGATTAATACCGCTATTACTGTAAAAAGTCCTATCCTCAGTGGCAATAACAGCATTCTCAAGATCATCTGAAATAGCGTTGAGCTCAACATAACTCCCTTTTTGACCAGATAAACTGCCTGCATACTCTCCTTTGTGATCATAAATAACCGTTGTAGCCTTCAAGGCATCTTGTAAATCAGATACTTTAGCTGTTTTTGATAAGTAAAACAAGTATGATCCTAAGAGTAAGACAAGAGTTCCAATCAGAATCATTAGCAGTTTTCCGATGTGATAGCGGCGCCAAAAACGCCGAATTGGACGTTGAGGAGACGGCAAAACAGCTTCCAGCTTTTGCAACCAAGCGGGCCGACTTTTAGGGCTTCCTTCGTAGGCTCTACTGCGTTGCAGAGCTGTTGCAGGGTCTTGTTCTGAGTTTTTGGTAGCTGATGAGTCCAAATGATTGGCATTTGGCGAATACTGCTTTTGATTGTGTTGTGGCGTTAAACGCGTTTTTTGATGCATTAAGAATTGTTTTTCCTGATATGCTTTAGGAAAAAATTTCTTTTGTAAAAGTTCTAGAAATCTCATAACGTTATTATACCACTATGATCTTAAAGTAACCTTGATTAGGTCATCGAAATATGCTTTGAATAAGCCACACCATCCACTTGAAAGAGTAGTCCTTGTGGTCCACCGTGATGTGCAAATTCCGTTTGAATCGATTTTCGAGCAGGGTATCTGCCATTAAAGCGCTCTTTAATCATTTTTTCCATCACAGGTATGTTCCAAACGTCTCGAAATAGACAATCCATTTGAACAACTGCATCTAATGTGAGCCCCACCAATGCTAATCGGCGCTCCATCTCGTCAAAGGCTCCATTAATCTGACTTTCAATGTCTTGTCCAACATTGCCGACACAATAGTTTAAATAATAGAAATCTCCTGCTTCTACAAGGCCTGTATGCCCTCTATCTTCGTTAACATCATAACGTCTAATTGTTTTCATTGTTTTTCCTCTATTTTACGATTATGTTTTTATCACAATTATAACAATTTTTCTTAATATTTTATATTAAAAACCTTTGGTTGACTTCTTTTACGATAGAGAAATACCTATCATAAGGCCAAACTAATCCGTATTTTTCCGATACGTCGTTCAACCTCATGGGGTTGTTTTGAAAGAACATACCTGTTTGACTCATCGTCTTAGGTAACTATGTGTTGATAAGTTTTATCTTGCTATTTTTTATGACTGTTCCAACTTCGCAACACGTTAGTTGTTTTCTATTTCTGCGTTAGCACCTAGTTTCATATCATTTCTGTTACAAACTCTATCAAGAGGTCTTATTTAAGACACTTTCTTATTAGATGGATTAGCAAAATAACGTTTTTACCTTTTTGAGTGGCACGTTTTGATTAGAAACATGCTATAATAGCATTGAATTCCTTGCATTAATCAGGAGCTCACATTAAACATAGAAGGACGGGTTTAACCAATGAATAAATTCCAAGCTTTTAAAGAAACCTTATCCGCAGAAAGTCTAAAAGCCATTTACGATGAGACTCGCTTGGAGGTAGCTAATGACGAGCGTGAAGGTACTGAAGCTTTCTCTGCTGCTCTTGCCACCCAAATGGCTATCAACCTTGTTGAAAAATACCATAACTGGCTCAATGAAGACAACAAATAAACCATCAAAGGGGTTTACTGTCACACTGAAAAATCCCTTTGAAGAATTGACGGTCAAAGCATTATTAGAGGAACAATTGTTAATTCCCCGTAAAATTAGGCATTTTCTGAGAACTAAAAAACATGTTCTTATTAATGGTCATTCTGTTAACTGGCAAAGTTGTGTTAAATACGGTGATCAGGTCAAACTTTTTTTTGATCACGAAGATTATCCTGAAAAGATTATCGTGATGGGGCAGGCCGAAAAAGTAACCTGCCTTTATGAAGATGAGCACATCATTATTGTTAACAAACCTGAAGGGATGAAAACACACGGCAATGATCCAACAGAGTTGGCGCTGCTCAACCACGTGTCTGCTTACACGGGACAGACCTGCTATGTGGTTCATCGTCTGGATAAGGAAACAAGTGGGGCCATTTTATTTGCTAAAACACCTTTTATCTTACCAATCCTTAATCGTCTTTTAGAAAAACGAGATATCCATCGAGAATATTTGGCACTAGTTCACGGATCCTTAGACAGTCCTAGGGTAACTTACCATCATCCAATTGGTCGTCATCGACATGACCGCAGAAAACGTGTTGTCGATCCGATAAATGGCAAGAAAGCTATTACTGAGGTAACTCTAGTCAAAAACTTCCACAAAACGGCAAGCTTACTCACTTGTCAATTACAAACTGGACGGACTCATCAAATTCGAGTCCATTTAGCCCATCAAGGTCATGTTTTATTTGGTGATCCTTTGTATTCCAATGGAAAAAAAGATTGTGCTCGACTGATGCTCCATGCTTATCAATTACGTTTGAAACACCCTCTAACCCAAGAAGACATTTGCGTGCAAGCTAAATCAGCTACATTTGACGCAGTCTTAAACGCTCAAAAGGCTAGGAAATAATCTCCTAGCCTTTTGAGTTTATCTGTTTTCATAGCACTGTATTTGAGCGATAACATTGTTTCTACTGTTCTTTGTGGCTTTGCATCCTTTATGGTTGCTTTTGCAAAGTTACTCCCGAAAGTGGCTTGGTATAATCAAATTCATGTGTTAATGCTGCCTGCCACACCACTGGAGAGGCTGTTTTACCAGATATTTTGAAACCATAAGCATATTTGACATTTGCACCCCCCAATCCTCCTTCTGGAACTAAGGCGCTTATGTCACTTCCAGGATCTGGCGTATAAAGATAAAAACCATTGCCTTTG
The genomic region above belongs to Streptococcus pyogenes and contains:
- a CDS encoding PTS sugar transporter subunit IIC, whose translation is MAKMNMQNIIKPIMTFVNMRGIIALKDGMLAILPLTVVGSLFLIAGQIPFQGVNDAIASVFGADWTEPFMQVYHGTFAIMGLISCFAIGYSYAKNSGVEPLPSGVLSLSAFFILLRSSYVPAEGEAIGDAISKVWFGGQGIIGAIVIGLTVGAVYTTFIRRHIVIKMPDQVPQAIAKQFEAMIPAFVIFTLSMLVYIIAKSVTGGGTFIEMIYDVIQVPLQGLTGSLYGALGIAFFISFLWWFGVHGQSVVNGIVTALLLSNLDANKALMAAGELSLDKGAHIVTQQFLDSFLILSGSGITFGLVVAMIFAAKSKQYKALGKVAAFPALFNVNEPVVFGFPIVMNPVMFLPFILVPVLAALTVYGAIAIGFMQPFAGVTLPWSTPAIISGFMVGGWQGAIVQILILIMSTLVYFPFFKIQDNMAYQNEQASEES
- a CDS encoding PTS sugar transporter subunit IIB, with the protein product MIKIGLFCAAGFSTGMLVNNMKVAAEKKGIDCQIEAYAQGKLADYAPLLDVALLGPQVAYTLDKSEAICKDNDIPIAVIPMADYGMLDGNKVLDLALSLVKE
- a CDS encoding PTS lactose/cellobiose transporter subunit IIA; this encodes MQVIVPDQIIMGLILNAGDAKQHIYQALKCAKEDDYATSEKEMALADDALLEAHNLQTQFLAQEASGNKSEITALFVHSQDHLMTTITEINLIKEIIDLRKELATK
- a CDS encoding sugar-binding transcriptional regulator produces the protein MKEERRRLLAKVAYLHYVQGKSQTLISKEMNIYRTTVCRMLAKAKEEGIVRIEIADYDADLFALEEYVRQQYGLEKLDLVPNQVEDTPMDTLTNVAKTAAEVFRHVVKDGDKIGLSWGATLSCLMDELNPKAMKDVFIYPLAGGPSHINAKYHVNTLVYRLARIFHGNSAFMNAMVIQEDKHLAKGILQSKYFNDILTSWDQLDLALVGIGGEPNSLEQSQWRDLLTSSDHDQLKYEKAVGEVCCRFFDQAGQPVYTGLQDRTIGISLEQLRRVPKTMAVATGKHKAKAILAALKAGFINYLVTDKETMLAVLALDEDIDLNNVLL
- a CDS encoding DeoR/GlpR family DNA-binding transcription regulator, with product MNRLERIIQLVSQKKKIDVNSLSEQLDVSKVTIRKDLDKLESKGLLRREHGYAVLNSGDDLNVRLSYNYNIKRRIAEKAAELVQDNDTIMIESGSTCALLAEVLCQTKRNIKVITNSCFIANYIRQYSSCQIILLGGYYQPNSEVTVGPLLKEMISLFHVNRVFVGTDGFNKDLGFMGKDMMRSEGVRYMADAAEEVVILTDSSKFSKTSLVHQLSLADVNRVITDQALDKQTQELLSASGLVLDFVS
- a CDS encoding glycyl-radical enzyme activating protein, producing the protein MTDRGIVFNIQHFSIHDGPGIRTTVFLKGCPLRCPWCANPESQQKAPEQMLTSDGLNTKIVGEEKTVDEVIEEVLKDLDFYEESGGGMTLSGGEIFAQFDFALALLKAAKAAGLHTAIETTAFAKHEQFVTLVDYVDFIYTDLKHYNQLRHQKVTGVRNDLIIKNIHYAFQAGKEIVLRIPVIPQFNDSLDDAKAFSELFNQLEIDQVQLLPFHQFGENKYKLLGREYEMAEVKAYHPEDLADYQAVFLNHNIHCYF
- the secE gene encoding preprotein translocase subunit SecE, with amino-acid sequence MGFISGTFKVLKDTTWPNRKQRWKDFISVLEYTAFFTVIIYIFDQLLAKSVLALINLF
- the rpmG gene encoding 50S ribosomal protein L33, which gives rise to MAQKKASLACVECGSRNYSIGVSSTPKPTRLEVNKFCKYCKTYTLHKETR
- the pbp2a gene encoding penicillin-binding protein PBP2A; amino-acid sequence: MRFLELLQKKFFPKAYQEKQFLMHQKTRLTPQHNQKQYSPNANHLDSSATKNSEQDPATALQRSRAYEGSPKSRPAWLQKLEAVLPSPQRPIRRFWRRYHIGKLLMILIGTLVLLLGSYLFYLSKTAKVSDLQDALKATTVIYDHKGEYAGSLSGQKGSYVELNAISDDLENAVIATEDRTFYSNSGINLKRFLLAVVTAGRFGGGSTITQQLAKNAYLSQDQTIKRKAREFFLALELTKKYSKKDILTMYLNNSYFGNGVWGVEDASQKYFGTTAANLTLDEAATLAGMLKGPEIYNPYHSLKNATHRRDTVLGAMVDAKKITQTKAQQARAVGLKNRLADTYVGKTDDYKYPSYFDAVISEAIATYGLSEKDIVNNGYKVYTELDQNYQTGMQTTFNNDELFPVSAYDGSSAQAASVALDPKTGGVRGLIGRVNSSENPTFRSFNYATQAKRSPASTIKPLVVYAPAVASGWSIEKELPNTVQDFDGYQPHNYGNYESEDVPMYQALANSYNIPAVSTLNDIGIDKAFTYGKTFGLDMSSAKKELGVALGGSVTTNPLEMAQAYAAFANNGVIHPAHLINRIENARGEVLKTFTDKAKRVVSQSVADKMTAMMLGTFSNGTAVNANVYGYTLAGKTGTTETNFNPDLAGDQWVIGYTPDVVISQWVGFNQTDENHYLTDSSAGTASAIFSTQASYILPYTKGSQFHVDNAYAQNGISAVYGVNETGNQSGVDTQSIIDGLRKSAQEASQSLSKAVDQSGLRDKAQSIWKEIVDYFR
- a CDS encoding RidA family protein; protein product: MKTIRRYDVNEDRGHTGLVEAGDFYYLNYCVGNVGQDIESQINGAFDEMERRLALVGLTLDAVVQMDCLFRDVWNIPVMEKMIKERFNGRYPARKSIQTEFAHHGGPQGLLFQVDGVAYSKHISMT
- a CDS encoding RluA family pseudouridine synthase, whose protein sequence is MKTTNKPSKGFTVTLKNPFEELTVKALLEEQLLIPRKIRHFLRTKKHVLINGHSVNWQSCVKYGDQVKLFFDHEDYPEKIIVMGQAEKVTCLYEDEHIIIVNKPEGMKTHGNDPTELALLNHVSAYTGQTCYVVHRLDKETSGAILFAKTPFILPILNRLLEKRDIHREYLALVHGSLDSPRVTYHHPIGRHRHDRRKRVVDPINGKKAITEVTLVKNFHKTASLLTCQLQTGRTHQIRVHLAHQGHVLFGDPLYSNGKKDCARLMLHAYQLRLKHPLTQEDICVQAKSATFDAVLNAQKARK